A genomic window from Ischnura elegans chromosome 10, ioIscEleg1.1, whole genome shotgun sequence includes:
- the LOC124167093 gene encoding uncharacterized protein LOC124167093, translated as MRPRSLHPRRSCGRWRNSDDLDSVAYMIRSLIRSSRKMLAIIRMTAPDKEEFEEEKRKPKKTVSRGNVRKRIPRKKPTPPVIDRHCEDKVAAMCLQRLMSEEDKQAVSHSHPSDGQANDDPEVEYIPTPSTSDSQVNWKISRRVDGNIMNHNVQTLTCELASLGLKIN; from the exons ATGCGACCCCGATCGCTCCATCCTCGGCGATCCTGTGGCCGTTGGCGGAACAGTGATGATCTCGATTCAGTCGCCTACATGATTCGCTCTCTTATCCGCTCTTCGAGGAAGATGTTGGCCATCATTCGAATGACCGCGCCAGATAAGGAAGAATTTGAAGAAGAGAAGCGGAAACCGAAGAAGACCGTCAGCAGAGGTAACGTGCGGAAAAGGATTCCGAGGAAAAAG CCAACACCTCCAGTTATCGACAGGCATTGTGAAGATAAAGTTGCAGCAATGTGCTTACAGCGATTGATGTCAGAGGAAGATAAGCAGGCTGTTTCGCATAGCCACCCCTCCGACGGACAGGCGAATGATGACCCAGAAGTGGAGTACATTCCGACTCCTTCAACTTCAGATTCTCAAGTTAACTGGAAAATCAGTCGAAGAGTCGACGGCAACATTATGAACCATAATGTCCAAACACTTACGTGTGAATTAGCAAGTTTAGGACTCAAAATTAATTAA
- the LOC124166853 gene encoding serine/threonine-protein kinase 19-like isoform X2 — translation MNSKVAIPDFFAQRKRRYCNSSLCGKSSKSTCKSKSKCAAETEATFLQLKNLFPAKELCYRLPPVVLVHQVYSLLTNRTVVDKEVGGLVERGTLRLFKLGMKDTSVAAIFSEDFNAHVLGRICPCQADTKAVGCRNDQLKSEAQSSARTKALTIERCHSHHSQSKKSGNTSLACKHSHAVTRFLLEAMPMIQDVGVEKDLLLEKYNFKDDDIRTLMSVGLLVVRSVGSYWLSFPNAGEFMKHLSRGRATLLRLIKKRKFSEILLPELEKWQLEKTAKLGIHYHIHDLIGGDFVDRVESTSGTILRITPAQKK, via the exons ATGAATTCGAAGGTGGCCATACCTGACTTTTTTGCTCAACGAAAAAGAAGATATTGTAATTCCTCACTATGTGGCAAGTCTTCCAAAAGTACTTGCAAAAGTAAATCTAAATGCGCTGCCGAAACTGAGGCCACctttcttcaattaaaaaatctattCCCCGCAAAAGAATTATGTTATAGACTGCCTCCTGTTGTTTTAGTCCATCAAGTGTACAGTTTATTGACGAACAGAACGGTCGTCGACAAAGAAGTT GGCGGTCTTGTCGAAAGAGGCACATTGCGTCTTTTTAAGCTTGGCATGAAGGATACGTCGGTTGCTGCCATATTTTCTGAAGATTTCAATGCCCATGTTCTGGGACGTATTTGCCCGTGTCAAGCTGATACAAAGGCAGTTGGATGCCGAAATGATCAGCTTAAATCTGAGGCTCAATCATCAGCACGCACGAAAGCACTGACTATAGAGAGGTGCCATTCCCATCACTCTCAATCCAAGAAATCCGGTAATACATCCTTAGCTTGCAAGCATAGCCATGCTGTTACGAGATTCCTCTTGGAAGCCATGCCTATGATTCAAGATGTTGGTGTGGAGAAGGATTTgcttcttgaaaaatataatttcaaggaTGATGATATCAG AACTTTGATGAGTGTTGGGCTTCTTGTGGTGCGGTCTGTTGGGAGTTATTGGCTCTCATTTCCGAATGCTGGTGAATTCATGAAACATTTGTCCAGAGGAAGAGCTACATTGTTAAGGCTAATTAAGAAGAGAAAGTTTTCAGAAATACTCCTTCCT GAGCTGGAGAAATGGCAGCTTGAGAAAACAGCCAAGCTTGGCATACATTATCACATCCATGACTTGATTGGTGGCGATTTTGTTGACCG AGTTGAAAGCACATCTGGAACCATTCTGAGAATTACTCCTGCTCAAAAGAAATGA
- the LOC124166853 gene encoding serine/threonine-protein kinase 19-like isoform X1: protein MNSKVAIPDFFAQRKRRYCNSSLCGKSSKSTCKSKSKCAAETEATFLQLKNLFPAKELCYRLPPVVLVHQVYSLLTNRTVVDKEVGGLVERGTLRLFKLGMKDTSVAAIFSEDFNAHVLGRICPCQADTKAVGCRNDQLKSEAQSSARTKALTIERCHSHHSQSKKSGNTSLACKHSHAVTRFLLEAMPMIQDVGVEKDLLLEKYNFKDDDIRTLMSVGLLVVRSVGSYWLSFPNAGEFMKHLSRGRATLLRLIKKRKFSEILLPELEKWQLEKTAKLGIHYHIHDLIGGDFVDRWVFYFCSIRLPSALQHWLLLY from the exons ATGAATTCGAAGGTGGCCATACCTGACTTTTTTGCTCAACGAAAAAGAAGATATTGTAATTCCTCACTATGTGGCAAGTCTTCCAAAAGTACTTGCAAAAGTAAATCTAAATGCGCTGCCGAAACTGAGGCCACctttcttcaattaaaaaatctattCCCCGCAAAAGAATTATGTTATAGACTGCCTCCTGTTGTTTTAGTCCATCAAGTGTACAGTTTATTGACGAACAGAACGGTCGTCGACAAAGAAGTT GGCGGTCTTGTCGAAAGAGGCACATTGCGTCTTTTTAAGCTTGGCATGAAGGATACGTCGGTTGCTGCCATATTTTCTGAAGATTTCAATGCCCATGTTCTGGGACGTATTTGCCCGTGTCAAGCTGATACAAAGGCAGTTGGATGCCGAAATGATCAGCTTAAATCTGAGGCTCAATCATCAGCACGCACGAAAGCACTGACTATAGAGAGGTGCCATTCCCATCACTCTCAATCCAAGAAATCCGGTAATACATCCTTAGCTTGCAAGCATAGCCATGCTGTTACGAGATTCCTCTTGGAAGCCATGCCTATGATTCAAGATGTTGGTGTGGAGAAGGATTTgcttcttgaaaaatataatttcaaggaTGATGATATCAG AACTTTGATGAGTGTTGGGCTTCTTGTGGTGCGGTCTGTTGGGAGTTATTGGCTCTCATTTCCGAATGCTGGTGAATTCATGAAACATTTGTCCAGAGGAAGAGCTACATTGTTAAGGCTAATTAAGAAGAGAAAGTTTTCAGAAATACTCCTTCCT GAGCTGGAGAAATGGCAGCTTGAGAAAACAGCCAAGCTTGGCATACATTATCACATCCATGACTTGATTGGTGGCGATTTTGTTGACCGGTGGGTTTTCTATTTTTGCTCCATCCGTTTACCCTCCGCCCTACAACATTGGCTTCTGCTTTACTAA